In one Chitinophaga sancti genomic region, the following are encoded:
- the metF gene encoding methylenetetrahydrofolate reductase [NAD(P)H], translating to MKVTEHIAQAKDTLISFEILPPLKGKSIESIYDHLDPLMTFKPAFINVTYHRSEHMFKKRSDGSFEKVEIRKRPGTVAICAAVMNHYNVDAVPHLICGGFSREETENALIDLNFLGVDNVLVLRGDAPKNESSFEPEPHGHRYADELLHQVVNMNNGMYLEEDLQGGVKTKFCIGVAGYPEKHFEAPNLATDMSYLKRKVENGADYIITQMFFDNQKFFDFVKKCREMGITVPIIPGLKPMTTRKQLTVLPRAFHVDIPNDLANEILKCKTDKDVELVGAEWLIQQSKELKEFGVPVLHYYTLGKPEVIRKVVEAVV from the coding sequence ATGAAAGTAACAGAACATATCGCACAGGCAAAGGATACGCTGATCTCTTTCGAAATTCTTCCCCCACTAAAAGGAAAGAGCATAGAGTCAATATATGATCATCTGGACCCCCTGATGACATTCAAACCTGCATTTATCAACGTTACCTATCACAGAAGTGAGCACATGTTCAAAAAAAGGTCTGACGGCAGCTTCGAAAAGGTGGAAATCCGTAAAAGACCCGGTACCGTCGCCATTTGCGCCGCCGTAATGAACCATTATAATGTAGATGCTGTTCCTCACCTGATCTGTGGTGGCTTTAGCCGTGAAGAGACGGAAAATGCCCTCATCGACCTCAACTTCCTCGGTGTAGACAATGTACTGGTACTGCGTGGAGATGCACCCAAAAATGAATCCTCCTTTGAACCAGAACCACATGGGCACCGCTATGCAGACGAACTACTGCACCAGGTAGTGAACATGAACAATGGTATGTACCTGGAAGAAGACCTGCAGGGTGGCGTAAAAACTAAATTCTGCATAGGCGTAGCCGGTTACCCAGAAAAACACTTCGAGGCACCCAATCTCGCCACAGATATGAGTTACCTGAAGCGGAAAGTAGAAAATGGCGCTGATTATATCATTACCCAGATGTTTTTTGATAACCAGAAATTCTTCGACTTTGTCAAAAAATGTCGTGAAATGGGAATTACCGTTCCCATCATTCCAGGCCTGAAACCAATGACTACCCGTAAGCAGCTCACTGTTTTGCCAAGAGCCTTCCATGTAGATATTCCAAATGATCTGGCCAATGAAATCCTGAAATGTAAGACGGATAAAGATGTAGAGCTGGTAGGTGCCGAATGGCTGATTCAGCAGTCGAAAGAATTAAAAGAATTCGGTGTACCGGTATTACACTATTATACCCTGGGCAAGCCCGAAGTGATCAGAAAAGTAGTAGAAGCTGTGGTATAA
- the lptB gene encoding LPS export ABC transporter ATP-binding protein, translated as MALKIHTDKLVKRYGQRTVANEVSVEVTQGEIVGLLGPNGAGKTTTFYMVVGLIKPDDGQVFLDEVNITKLPMYKRAKMGIGYLPQEASVFRKLSVEDNIAAVLEMTNLKRAEQKEKLESLLEEFRLTHVRKSPGDVLSGGERRRTEIARALAVDPKFILLDEPFAGIDPIAVEDIQSIVARLKYKNIGILITDHNVQETLSITDRAYLLFEGKILKAGTAEELAADEQVRKVYLGQNFILRRKNYLDEAAKKQ; from the coding sequence ATGGCATTAAAAATACATACAGATAAACTGGTAAAGCGCTACGGTCAGCGAACTGTGGCCAATGAGGTTTCTGTAGAGGTAACTCAGGGAGAGATCGTTGGATTGCTGGGCCCGAATGGTGCCGGTAAGACGACTACATTTTACATGGTAGTAGGCCTGATCAAGCCGGACGACGGACAGGTATTTCTGGACGAAGTAAATATCACCAAGCTACCTATGTACAAGCGGGCCAAGATGGGGATTGGTTATCTTCCCCAGGAGGCATCTGTGTTCCGTAAGTTGAGTGTGGAAGACAATATCGCTGCGGTATTGGAGATGACTAATCTGAAGAGGGCTGAACAGAAAGAGAAGCTGGAGAGTCTGCTGGAAGAGTTTCGTCTTACCCATGTGCGTAAGAGCCCGGGGGATGTATTGAGTGGTGGTGAGCGCAGACGTACAGAAATTGCCCGTGCACTGGCGGTAGATCCCAAATTTATATTACTGGATGAACCATTTGCAGGTATTGACCCTATTGCTGTAGAAGACATCCAATCTATCGTAGCCCGCCTAAAATATAAGAACATTGGTATCCTGATCACTGACCACAACGTGCAGGAGACATTGTCTATTACTGACCGCGCATATCTGCTGTTTGAAGGGAAAATATTGAAAGCCGGAACCGCCGAAGAATTAGCTGCAGATGAACAGGTTAGGAAAGTGTATCTTGGACAGAATTTTATTTTACGTCGTAAAAATTACCTGGACGAAGCAGCTAAGAAACAATAA
- a CDS encoding GH3 auxin-responsive promoter family protein yields the protein MRILSPAISQLARLRMGRIEYFMQYPLQVQQQVFQNLLSAAQYTEFGKQYGFSQIYKIEEFKQRVPIHNYDTLKPYIQRTMEGQQNILWNTPIKWFAKSSGTTADKSKFIPVSVESLDECHYRAGRDVLSLYYNNYPESRLLTGKSLVIGGSHQVNKLSADSDSYFGDLSAVMLQNMPFYGNMIRTPDLSIALMDEWEEKIERMANTVIHENVTSIAGVPTWTMVLIKRIFEITGKDNLADIWPNLELYMHGGVSFTPYREQFKKLIRKPDMFYLETYNASEGFFAAQDVIGQEGLLLFLNHGIFYEFMPMEEVGKENPQTLQLNEVEPGKNYALVISTNGGLWRYMVGDTVQFTSLSPFRVKVSGRTKSFINAFGEELIVENSDKAIAQACEATGAIVNDYTAAPIYFSEGEAGGHEWLLDFEVMPDSVDHFIDVLDQTLKSINSDYEAKRHKDMALRRPVLHVLPKGTFTEWLKSKGKLGGQHKVPRLNNDRQHVEEILKFTGITGVI from the coding sequence ATGAGAATATTAAGTCCTGCAATATCACAACTGGCGCGTTTGCGCATGGGGCGCATAGAGTATTTTATGCAGTATCCCCTGCAGGTGCAGCAGCAGGTATTCCAAAACCTACTTAGTGCCGCTCAGTATACTGAGTTTGGTAAGCAATATGGATTCTCCCAGATCTATAAGATTGAAGAGTTTAAACAAAGGGTACCTATTCACAATTACGATACCCTGAAACCATATATACAGCGTACCATGGAAGGCCAGCAAAACATTCTGTGGAATACACCCATTAAATGGTTTGCCAAATCCAGCGGTACCACTGCCGATAAGAGCAAGTTCATTCCTGTATCTGTAGAAAGCCTGGATGAATGTCACTATCGGGCAGGTCGCGATGTACTTTCTCTATATTATAATAATTATCCTGAGTCCAGGTTACTTACCGGCAAGTCGCTTGTAATCGGTGGCAGTCACCAGGTGAACAAACTGTCTGCGGACAGTGATTCATACTTTGGTGACCTGAGTGCGGTGATGCTTCAGAACATGCCATTCTATGGCAATATGATCCGCACGCCGGATCTGTCTATTGCCCTGATGGATGAGTGGGAGGAGAAGATAGAGCGTATGGCCAATACAGTGATCCATGAGAATGTTACTTCTATAGCAGGGGTGCCAACCTGGACCATGGTATTGATCAAAAGGATCTTTGAAATCACCGGGAAGGATAACCTGGCGGACATCTGGCCGAACCTTGAACTGTATATGCATGGTGGGGTAAGTTTTACACCGTACCGTGAGCAGTTTAAAAAGCTGATCCGCAAGCCGGATATGTTCTACCTGGAGACCTACAATGCATCGGAAGGGTTCTTTGCTGCACAGGATGTGATTGGACAGGAGGGCCTGTTATTGTTCCTGAACCATGGGATCTTCTATGAGTTTATGCCGATGGAGGAAGTAGGAAAAGAAAATCCACAGACATTACAACTGAACGAAGTGGAGCCTGGTAAAAACTATGCCCTGGTGATCAGTACCAATGGTGGCTTATGGCGCTATATGGTAGGTGATACTGTGCAGTTTACCTCTTTGTCTCCATTCCGTGTGAAGGTGAGTGGCCGTACCAAATCCTTTATTAATGCATTTGGAGAAGAACTGATTGTTGAGAATTCAGATAAGGCGATAGCCCAGGCATGTGAGGCAACCGGTGCCATCGTAAATGATTATACGGCGGCTCCCATTTATTTTAGCGAAGGCGAAGCAGGTGGTCATGAATGGTTACTTGATTTCGAAGTGATGCCGGATAGCGTGGATCACTTTATCGATGTACTGGATCAGACACTGAAATCTATCAATTCCGACTACGAGGCAAAGCGTCACAAAGATATGGCGCTGCGCAGACCTGTATTGCATGTGTTGCCGAAAGGTACTTTCACGGAATGGTTGAAGAGCAAAGGCAAACTGGGCGGTCAGCACAAAGTGCCAAGGTTGAACAATGACCGTCAGCATGTTGAGGAAATCTTGAAATTCACTGGTATCACTGGTGTGATATAA
- the fabG gene encoding 3-oxoacyl-[acyl-carrier-protein] reductase, with amino-acid sequence MKLLENKVAIVTGASRGIGEAIAIKFAEEGANVAFTYLSSDEKAKALEQKLQGMGVKAKAYKSNAGVYEECETLIADVLKEFGAIDICVNNAGISKDNLLLRMSPDQWDDVMDINLKSVYNMTKHVIRPMMKARSGSIINMSSIIGIKGNAGQSSYAASKAGIIGFTKSIAQELGSRNIRVNAVAPGFVETDMTHYLKEGTGAQAYIEKIPLGRFGSPEDIANVTLFLASNLSAYVTGQTISTCGGLNT; translated from the coding sequence ATGAAATTACTGGAAAACAAAGTAGCTATCGTCACCGGGGCCAGCCGTGGTATTGGAGAAGCTATCGCTATCAAATTTGCAGAAGAGGGTGCAAATGTAGCTTTCACTTACCTGAGCTCTGATGAAAAAGCCAAAGCGCTTGAACAGAAGCTGCAAGGTATGGGAGTAAAGGCGAAAGCCTATAAATCCAACGCCGGTGTTTACGAGGAGTGCGAAACGTTGATCGCTGATGTACTGAAAGAGTTTGGCGCTATCGATATTTGTGTGAACAATGCGGGTATTTCGAAAGATAACCTGCTGTTGCGTATGAGTCCTGATCAGTGGGATGATGTAATGGACATCAACCTGAAGAGCGTATATAACATGACTAAACATGTGATCCGCCCGATGATGAAGGCTAGGTCTGGTTCTATCATTAATATGAGTTCTATTATCGGTATCAAGGGTAATGCTGGTCAGAGTAGCTATGCTGCTTCTAAGGCTGGTATTATTGGTTTTACCAAGTCAATTGCACAGGAGCTGGGTAGCCGTAATATCCGTGTAAATGCGGTGGCACCTGGTTTCGTGGAAACTGATATGACACACTACCTGAAAGAAGGTACCGGTGCGCAGGCTTACATTGAGAAAATTCCGTTGGGTCGATTTGGTAGCCCTGAGGATATTGCAAACGTAACATTGTTCCTGGCTTCTAACCTGAGCGCATATGTGACAGGTCAGACAATCAGTACTTGTGGTGGTTTGAATACCTAA
- a CDS encoding SMP-30/gluconolactonase/LRE family protein: MKQLICLLLGLSAAAQLKSQDLYKTKDLTKEQMFSVNIEGPHYDKSGYLYVVNFEKDGTIGKINTKTGSGEVFVTLPDSSVGNGIHYNSKGQMFLPDFINHNVLQVDPKTRKVSVYVHNDQFNQPNDLCINKKDQIYASDPNWKQSTGQIWRIDKGGRAILLESNMGTTNGIELSPDEKTLYVNESVQRRIWKFDVDKDGNLGNKQLFAEVPDFGFDGMKCDKAGNLYVARWGKGVIWVLSPAGKTIREIPLKGKQCSNLTFGGPDGKTVFVTLQDRKCVETFRVATPGKKY; encoded by the coding sequence ATGAAACAACTTATCTGTTTATTGCTAGGTCTCTCCGCAGCAGCACAGCTAAAAAGCCAGGATTTGTACAAGACAAAGGATCTTACCAAAGAACAAATGTTCTCCGTGAACATCGAAGGACCTCATTACGATAAGTCTGGCTATCTCTATGTAGTCAACTTTGAGAAGGATGGTACCATCGGTAAAATCAATACAAAAACTGGTAGTGGAGAAGTTTTCGTTACCCTGCCGGATAGCAGTGTAGGTAATGGCATTCATTACAACAGCAAAGGCCAGATGTTCCTGCCTGACTTCATTAATCACAATGTACTCCAGGTAGATCCAAAGACCAGGAAAGTTAGCGTATATGTGCACAATGACCAGTTCAATCAGCCGAATGATCTTTGCATAAATAAGAAGGACCAGATCTATGCTTCAGATCCTAACTGGAAACAATCTACAGGTCAGATCTGGCGCATAGATAAGGGAGGCAGGGCAATACTGCTGGAATCCAACATGGGTACAACCAATGGTATAGAACTGAGCCCTGATGAAAAAACACTCTATGTGAACGAAAGCGTTCAACGCAGGATCTGGAAGTTCGATGTTGACAAAGACGGCAACCTGGGTAACAAACAACTCTTTGCAGAAGTACCTGACTTTGGTTTCGATGGTATGAAGTGCGATAAAGCAGGTAACCTGTATGTAGCCCGCTGGGGTAAAGGCGTGATCTGGGTATTATCTCCTGCCGGCAAAACCATCAGGGAAATTCCACTGAAAGGCAAGCAATGCAGCAATCTCACATTCGGAGGCCCGGATGGCAAAACAGTCTTCGTTACATTGCAGGATCGCAAATGTGTAGAAACCTTCCGCGTAGCAACGCCGGGTAAAAAATACTAA
- a CDS encoding nucleoid-associated protein produces MIHVSEFKDLELLSIHKVGNASQEESLICSQEPLQLQDETISQLLLSYFIQPFTNAAEYFRFYHEAELQLNEIFQYCRRIFENRDNFHEQSVNIAKHLYKHSTHPKIKGGELYIAYFSKCQVDGEDVEAIGIFKSETRDTYLKVYLSNESYQVNYDDGININKLDKGCLIFNTEEEEGYKVSIIDSISKQNEAVYWKDAFLQVQRREDNYHQTELAVNMCKQFISEKLPSEYEMSRIDQVDLLNKSAAYFKEKEQFQMDDFAQEVLGHADAIESFREYRDQYQKDYKQEIPDEFDISAPAFKKQQKVFKSILKLDKNFHIYIHGNRELIERGFDEASNMYYYKLLFENES; encoded by the coding sequence ATGATACATGTTTCTGAATTTAAAGACCTGGAGTTGCTATCGATTCACAAGGTTGGCAACGCCTCTCAGGAAGAGTCCTTGATCTGCTCCCAGGAGCCTTTGCAATTACAGGATGAGACCATCAGTCAGCTATTGTTGAGTTATTTCATTCAGCCTTTTACAAATGCGGCGGAGTACTTCCGCTTTTATCACGAGGCGGAGCTTCAATTAAATGAAATTTTTCAATATTGCCGTCGTATATTTGAGAATCGGGACAATTTTCATGAGCAATCTGTTAATATAGCAAAGCATTTATATAAGCATTCCACACATCCTAAAATCAAGGGGGGAGAGTTATATATCGCTTACTTCAGTAAGTGTCAGGTGGATGGAGAGGATGTAGAAGCCATTGGTATATTTAAATCAGAAACCAGAGATACCTATTTGAAAGTATACTTGTCTAATGAAAGCTACCAGGTAAATTACGACGATGGTATTAATATCAACAAGCTCGATAAAGGCTGCCTCATATTTAATACAGAAGAAGAAGAAGGGTATAAAGTCAGTATAATAGATAGTATCAGCAAACAGAATGAGGCTGTATACTGGAAAGATGCTTTCCTGCAGGTACAAAGAAGGGAAGATAATTATCACCAGACGGAGCTGGCGGTGAATATGTGCAAGCAGTTCATCAGCGAAAAGCTACCCAGTGAGTACGAAATGAGCAGGATAGATCAGGTAGATCTGCTCAACAAATCAGCAGCTTATTTTAAAGAGAAAGAGCAATTCCAGATGGACGATTTTGCTCAGGAGGTATTAGGACATGCGGACGCCATTGAATCATTCAGGGAGTACAGAGATCAATATCAAAAGGATTATAAGCAGGAGATACCGGACGAATTTGATATATCAGCACCAGCCTTTAAGAAACAGCAGAAGGTATTTAAGAGCATTCTAAAACTGGATAAGAATTTTCATATATACATACACGGGAACAGGGAATTGATTGAACGGGGTTTTGATGAAGCCTCGAATATGTATTACTATAAACTTTTGTTTGAAAATGAAAGTTAA
- a CDS encoding IS5 family transposase has protein sequence MIRYTPAKQLTLEGFSTPFSQQLSTTNRWVILAAKIPWDKLADVYYKKMRADFGAPTLSARMVIGAVIIKHILNIDDREVVEQITENIYLQYFVGLSSFQQEAPFDASLMVSIRKRLGIDVMSRLNEIILQEAGLIKANEEKTADTRSEDDQDGNGGKSNNNVLNEHTESVKGKSSDGLSGTVMLDATVSEQQIEYPTDIKLLNEGRRQLERMIERGCQVAELVMPRMYRRIARKQYLNIAKKKNKSKRDIRRGIRQQLQYVKRDLKYINWLIESEANFKGVLKMKDWRLIRVIQEMYRQQAEMYKNREHKISDRIVSIYQPHVRPIPRGKDRVSTEFGSKQLVMLKDGYTHIEKLSWDNYNEGSLLTESLETYKRLFGCYPERVLGDQLFGTRENRRFMSGKGIRYVGKPLGRPSSNSKEQKRLLQKEMPERNAIEGKFGQGKNAYGLGKIKARLKDTAESWVMSIYFVMNLLKLAAGSLLSVLQIYYWLVKEGYLTTMGNRSDTQFISRYLRH, from the coding sequence ATGATACGTTACACTCCTGCAAAACAGTTAACCTTAGAAGGATTTTCAACTCCTTTTTCGCAGCAATTATCCACTACAAACCGATGGGTTATACTAGCTGCAAAGATTCCGTGGGACAAACTGGCGGACGTGTATTATAAAAAAATGCGGGCAGATTTCGGTGCTCCAACATTGAGTGCCCGGATGGTAATAGGTGCAGTGATCATCAAACATATACTTAACATAGATGATCGGGAGGTAGTAGAGCAGATCACGGAAAATATATATCTGCAATATTTTGTAGGCTTAAGCAGTTTTCAACAGGAGGCTCCCTTTGATGCATCATTGATGGTCAGTATTAGAAAAAGATTAGGCATAGATGTGATGTCCAGATTGAATGAGATTATTTTGCAGGAAGCCGGACTAATCAAAGCGAATGAAGAGAAAACAGCGGATACCCGCAGTGAGGATGATCAGGATGGGAATGGTGGAAAGAGTAATAACAATGTCTTGAATGAGCATACAGAGAGCGTAAAAGGAAAGTCATCTGATGGGCTATCAGGAACAGTCATGTTAGATGCGACAGTGTCAGAGCAACAGATCGAATATCCAACAGATATCAAATTATTAAATGAGGGTCGCCGTCAATTGGAAAGGATGATAGAGCGGGGATGTCAGGTAGCAGAACTGGTGATGCCGCGCATGTATCGGAGAATAGCGAGGAAGCAATATTTGAACATTGCCAAAAAAAAGAACAAAAGCAAACGAGATATACGCAGAGGTATCCGACAGCAATTACAATATGTTAAACGAGATTTAAAGTACATCAACTGGCTGATAGAATCAGAAGCTAATTTCAAGGGGGTGCTGAAAATGAAAGACTGGAGGTTAATACGGGTGATCCAGGAAATGTATCGTCAGCAGGCAGAGATGTATAAGAATAGAGAGCATAAAATATCGGATCGGATTGTAAGTATCTATCAACCGCATGTACGTCCAATACCGAGAGGTAAAGACCGTGTATCAACTGAGTTTGGCAGCAAACAACTGGTGATGTTGAAAGATGGCTACACCCATATAGAAAAACTGAGCTGGGATAATTACAATGAAGGTTCATTGTTGACCGAAAGCCTTGAAACATATAAACGCTTGTTTGGGTGCTATCCAGAGCGTGTATTGGGAGATCAGTTGTTCGGCACACGTGAAAACAGACGATTCATGAGTGGAAAAGGGATCCGTTATGTGGGCAAGCCATTGGGTCGGCCCTCATCAAATAGTAAGGAGCAAAAGCGATTATTGCAAAAGGAGATGCCGGAACGAAATGCGATCGAAGGGAAGTTTGGACAGGGGAAAAATGCATATGGACTGGGCAAAATCAAGGCCCGCCTCAAGGATACAGCTGAGAGTTGGGTGATGTCTATATACTTTGTTATGAATCTGCTTAAACTGGCAGCAGGTTCTTTGTTGTCAGTACTGCAGATCTATTACTGGCTGGTAAAGGAGGGCTATTTGACCACAATGGGGAATAGATCCGATACACAATTTATATCCCGGTATCTGAGACATTAA
- a CDS encoding PSP1 domain-containing protein gives MACAGCGTGAEGKPSGCKSNGGCSTGGCNRLNVFDWLANIPLSDSLAPFDIIEVSFNNGSRKDFFRNVTKQFLDKGEMVTVEGVSGFDVGQVSLTGELVKLQMKKRRIEDTPEVKKVLRRASNEDLHRMGENKTRERDALIKARAIARSIGLEMKLAEVEIQADGRKATFFYTADDRVDFRELIKLYAGEFRVKVEMRQIGARQEAGKVGGIGSCGRELCCSTWLTDFKSVNTTAARYQNLSINQAKLSGQCGRLKCCLNYELDTYLDALKDFPEDADSIETANGIATLQKRDIFKNLMWYSYGDSNKQYPLTISRVKEIRLLNKQNIRPEDLKPVEVVAGKPKEADLGFADVVGQISLRSLEKTAQKRKHKDKEKQKHKQQQQGAKPAEQPAQQQKPKQQAPPQQQQQKPKQPQQQQAKPQGPKPQQPQQPKQQQQQPQQGQGKPQGPKPQPKPQQQGGGGQQPPQNRPPKPKQKQQK, from the coding sequence ATGGCTTGTGCCGGATGTGGTACAGGTGCAGAGGGAAAGCCGTCAGGATGCAAAAGTAATGGAGGTTGTAGCACGGGTGGATGTAACCGATTAAACGTTTTTGACTGGCTGGCCAATATTCCCTTAAGTGATAGCTTAGCACCATTTGATATTATAGAGGTAAGTTTCAACAATGGAAGTAGGAAAGATTTCTTCCGAAACGTAACCAAACAGTTCCTGGATAAAGGAGAGATGGTAACAGTAGAAGGAGTGAGTGGTTTTGATGTAGGCCAGGTAAGCCTCACCGGCGAACTGGTAAAGCTCCAAATGAAGAAAAGAAGGATAGAAGATACCCCTGAAGTAAAAAAAGTATTGCGTCGCGCCAGCAATGAAGATCTGCACAGAATGGGTGAAAACAAAACCCGCGAAAGAGATGCCCTCATCAAAGCAAGAGCAATAGCCCGCAGTATAGGCCTCGAAATGAAACTCGCCGAGGTTGAAATTCAGGCCGATGGACGTAAAGCTACCTTCTTCTACACCGCTGATGACCGTGTTGACTTCCGTGAATTAATTAAACTCTACGCCGGAGAATTCCGTGTAAAGGTGGAAATGCGCCAGATAGGTGCCCGCCAGGAAGCCGGGAAAGTAGGGGGTATTGGTAGCTGTGGCCGCGAATTGTGCTGCTCTACCTGGCTCACGGACTTCAAGAGCGTGAATACCACTGCTGCACGTTACCAGAACCTTTCCATCAATCAGGCTAAATTGTCCGGTCAGTGTGGCCGTCTCAAATGTTGCCTGAACTATGAACTTGACACTTACCTCGACGCACTGAAAGACTTCCCTGAAGATGCAGATAGCATTGAAACAGCCAATGGCATTGCTACCCTGCAGAAGAGAGATATCTTCAAAAACCTGATGTGGTATAGCTACGGCGACAGCAACAAGCAATACCCGCTTACCATCAGCCGCGTAAAAGAAATACGCCTCCTGAATAAGCAAAACATCAGACCTGAAGACCTCAAACCAGTTGAAGTCGTAGCAGGTAAACCAAAAGAAGCAGACCTTGGATTTGCAGATGTAGTAGGCCAGATCAGCCTCCGCTCACTGGAAAAAACTGCACAGAAACGCAAACATAAAGACAAGGAAAAACAAAAACACAAACAGCAGCAACAAGGTGCCAAACCTGCTGAACAACCTGCTCAACAGCAAAAGCCTAAACAACAGGCACCACCGCAGCAGCAACAGCAGAAACCTAAACAGCCGCAGCAACAACAGGCTAAACCACAGGGACCAAAACCGCAGCAGCCGCAACAGCCAAAACAACAGCAACAGCAGCCGCAACAAGGTCAGGGCAAACCACAGGGGCCAAAACCGCAGCCAAAGCCACAACAACAAGGTGGCGGAGGACAGCAGCCACCACAAAACAGGCCGCCGAAACCCAAACAAAAACAACAGAAATAA
- a CDS encoding DNA polymerase III subunit, which translates to MLFSNIIGQDDIKLQLLSAVTKHRISHAMILLAPEGAGGLPLGLALAQYLVCEDKQPEGPCGKCPACIKAEKYIHPDIHFSYPVIPKKTGDKPVSADYASEWREFIAEHPYGNAYDWLQFIGAENKQGNITATECQDIIRKLSLKSFESKYKILLMWMPEYLGNEGNRLLKLIEEPPDNTIFILVAENQEQILATILSRTHLIKINPLPKDVLVNALMTRANVPAARARQAATIASGNYREALALLQNSEDDYHELLRNWLNYIFTNNRLALQEWIEGIASAKMGRENQKQFLRYFINLLEHTLRLKYIDRSQLAFSEEETDFAFKLQKLADLQQMELIMQELDNASYYIERNANAKLLFHALSIKLQYIFKHKPIPAC; encoded by the coding sequence ATGCTTTTCTCCAATATTATAGGTCAGGACGACATCAAGCTTCAATTGCTCAGCGCTGTCACCAAACACCGCATCAGCCATGCCATGATCCTGCTGGCTCCGGAAGGTGCCGGTGGGCTGCCACTTGGCCTTGCCCTCGCCCAGTACCTGGTATGCGAAGACAAACAACCGGAAGGCCCATGTGGTAAATGCCCTGCCTGTATCAAAGCAGAAAAGTATATTCACCCCGATATTCACTTCTCCTACCCTGTTATCCCTAAAAAAACAGGCGATAAACCCGTAAGTGCCGATTATGCCAGCGAATGGCGTGAATTCATCGCCGAACATCCTTACGGCAATGCATACGACTGGTTACAATTTATAGGAGCAGAAAATAAACAGGGTAATATCACTGCCACCGAATGCCAGGACATCATTCGTAAACTGAGCCTGAAAAGCTTCGAAAGCAAATACAAGATCCTCCTCATGTGGATGCCCGAATACCTGGGCAACGAAGGGAACCGATTACTGAAACTGATCGAAGAGCCACCAGACAATACCATTTTTATCCTGGTAGCTGAGAACCAGGAACAGATCCTGGCTACCATCCTCTCACGCACCCACCTCATCAAAATAAACCCGCTGCCTAAAGATGTGCTGGTAAACGCACTCATGACAAGGGCCAATGTTCCCGCAGCCAGAGCCCGTCAGGCAGCTACCATTGCCTCCGGCAACTACCGGGAAGCCCTTGCACTGCTGCAAAACTCAGAAGATGACTATCATGAACTGCTGCGCAACTGGCTCAACTATATCTTTACCAACAACCGCCTGGCCCTCCAGGAATGGATAGAAGGTATAGCCAGCGCCAAAATGGGTCGGGAAAACCAAAAGCAATTTCTCCGCTACTTCATCAACCTGCTGGAACACACCCTCAGGCTGAAATATATAGATAGAAGCCAGCTGGCCTTTTCCGAAGAAGAAACCGATTTTGCCTTCAAACTGCAAAAACTGGCTGACCTCCAGCAAATGGAACTCATTATGCAGGAACTTGACAATGCGAGCTACTACATTGAGCGCAACGCCAACGCCAAATTGCTTTTTCACGCCCTCAGTATCAAATTACAGTACATTTTTAAACATAAGCCCATCCCGGCCTGTTAA
- a CDS encoding glutathione peroxidase yields MLKTLLLSLLIFMKSSAIYDFKVDAVDGGKINFADYKGKKILIVNTASLCGNTPQYAELEKLYEKYKKNLVIIGFPANNFGSQEPGSNQQIQEFCTKKYAVTFPMAAKISVKGADIHPIYKWLLEQSKEKHFEPAEVQWNFQKYLLDEKGNLVAVFSPKTQPNSAEVVAAIEKKY; encoded by the coding sequence ATGTTAAAAACATTGCTCCTCTCGTTATTGATATTTATGAAAAGCAGCGCCATTTATGATTTTAAAGTTGATGCCGTAGATGGTGGTAAAATCAATTTTGCCGATTACAAAGGCAAGAAAATCCTTATCGTTAACACCGCTTCTCTCTGTGGAAATACACCACAATATGCAGAGCTGGAAAAACTGTATGAGAAGTATAAAAAGAACCTGGTGATCATCGGCTTCCCTGCTAACAACTTCGGTTCTCAGGAGCCAGGCAGCAACCAGCAGATCCAGGAATTCTGTACAAAGAAATATGCAGTTACATTCCCAATGGCTGCCAAGATTTCTGTAAAAGGTGCAGACATACATCCAATCTACAAATGGCTGCTGGAACAAAGCAAGGAAAAACACTTCGAACCCGCAGAAGTACAATGGAACTTCCAGAAGTACCTGCTGGATGAAAAAGGAAACCTGGTAGCTGTGTTCTCTCCAAAAACACAACCTAATTCAGCAGAGGTAGTGGCTGCAATCGAGAAAAAATACTAG